Part of the Candidatus Hydrogenedens sp. genome, GTGTATGGGATATGGAAACCAGCAGACAAACAGAATCATCCGGAGGTAAAGGTTATAGCACAAATGAGATGATAGTTCCAGACACATATTCCGACCTGGGTTGGGATATATCTTCTGAACCTTGTGTAAGCTGTTCAACCACATGGTCTATATACAAAGATTACACCTATCCTTTCCTTTGTGATTTATCCAATATAATCCCTAATGTTGAAGGCGATGAATTAGCAACAGCTATTGATACCATAACAAAAAGTGGTTTTAATTCTGAATCTGTACAGGTATATCACAATACCATTCCATCAGGGTATGTTATTGAAACTATTCCGGAGAAATCTTGCTACTTTCCTTACGGTTACACTGTAACTGTTAACTATTCTATAGGACCTTATCCTCCAATTTATATCTCCACGATAGAACAATTACAACTTATTGGTAATGACCCTAATTATCCCAACGATAATATATACATACTGTCAAACGATATTGATGCTTCTGCGACAAGGGACTGGAACAGTGGAAAAGGTTTTATCCCTATAGAAACATTCTCGGGTGTTCTTGATGGTGATGGTCATAAAATATCGGGGCTATATATATCAGATGATTCTGGAGAACCAACAGGTCTATTCCGAACAATAAAGAAACCCAACGGTTCTTTCGGAAAAGTACAAAATTTAATTGTAGAGAATGTAGAAATATATGGCATTGGTTATGTCGGAGTTATCGCGGGAAAAATAGAGACTTCTGTTGCAGAAATAGAGCCCACTTTAACAAATATAGCGACCAGTGGAGAGGTATTTGGTATAAATTCAGTAGGTGGTCTGGCAGGTGCTATTTACGGAGGAATAACAGCGAATGACTGCTCTATCCGTGCCAATGTAAATGCAAGAGTATCGCCACCTAAAATAACCTATGGCCATTTTGGAGGTGTTTGTGGTCGTGCTATAGGTTGCAATCTTTCAAGAATTTCGTTTATCGGTGCTATCCGTTCCGGAATAGGAAATAATTTTGGAGGCATAGCAGGTTCTTCCTCTATGGATTCAGCAATTGGTAGTAGCCCAATTATTAAGGATTGTTATGCTCATGTTTCTATACAGAATACAAACCCATCGAGTGATAATATTGGTGGACTTATTGGTTTTGCAGATGTAAATACAGAAATTGATAATTGCTATTCTGCATCTACTTTCTCTAATTCTGCTTCTGCAGGTGGACTTATTGGTGATGGTACTGATCCTATTACAGTAAGTAATTGTTTCTGGGATAAAGAAATATCTGGGGTATCTACTTCCTTTGGTGGAGGAACAGCAGAAACAACAGAGAATATGAAGAAAACAGTAACATATCCATCCAGTTGGGACTTTGCCAATGTATGGGGAATAATCGAAGATAAAAGTTACCCCTTATTGTATAATGATTTGATAATAATGATTAATCTTCAGAACTGGTATTATGTGAACGCCATGGATTGGTTATCATTCTATGGCATTTCGAGTGATATTAATACTCGTTGCAGTAATGTTATTCCACAGAACAATGTTATATCTCAATCGGTTTCTCCACAAGAATGGATACAAGTATTTCCTACGGACCAAGTAATATTAGATGTTTCTGATGGACTTTGTCCCCCAATTACAGTAAACTCAATAAATCAAATTGCACAAATTGGCAAAGTTCCCGAATATCCATTAGATGGATATTATGTGTTGGAAAACAACATTGACGCATCAGACACTGTAAACTGGAATAGCGGTGCTGGCTTTGAGCCCATAAAAAACTTTACAGGTCTATTTTCAGGTGCGGGACATATCATATCTGATTTATATATCAACCGACCAACTGAAGATTATGTAGGATTTTTTGGTTTCTTAGAAAATTCAGCCAGAATTATTAATGTATATATATTAAAAGCAAATGTAACAGGCAGAGGTGCCGTTGGAATATTGGCGGGAAATAATTTGGGACAAATATACAATTGTGGTGTCCATGGAACAGTCCAAGGAAATGATAGTTTTACAGGTGGTTTGGTTGGTGATAACAGCGGTATAATTTATGAGTCGCTCGGAGTAGCTCAGGTCATCGGAACAGATAATGTTGGTGGACTTATAGGAACAATTAGTGCGTCATTATTTATGGGGACAAATCATGAAAATTACTTCTGGGGGACAGTCTCCGGTAATAACAATGTTGGTGGTTTTATAGGGTATAACCGCGGATATATTGAAAATTGCTATACAGCATCACAGGTAACTGCAAATAAAGGAATTATAGGCGGTTTCTGCGCAACAAATGATACATCAGCTACTATTGATTCATCCTACTGGGATAAAGAATACAGTGGAATAGAAATATCCGAAGGAGGTGAAGGGAAAACAACTATGGAAATGATGACACAAACAACATTTTCAGGATGGGACTTTTCATCAATATGGATGATAAATGAAAGCGTTACTTATCCATTTATACAAAATAATTATCACTCTAATATAGGAGATTTAAGAGGGATAAATTATAATACCTTAAAAAATTATTTTACAAGTTTGGGTTATTTTCCCTCCAGCACAGAAAGATGCGACTGGACATATGGTGCAGGATTAATTGTAGAGCATACATTTATGAATTTAGATTTAC contains:
- a CDS encoding PASTA domain-containing protein; its protein translation is MKNKIFKCGMGLHYIFFCVMLLVFSSPLTYAAPIPISTLNGLKNIGVSTPLNADYILTADIDASETRFWPGGFDPIGDDTHHFTGSFNGNGHIIYDLYIARPTEKYVGLFSYIEGGSIKDLKLYNVDISGMTIVGGVAGTIEGTDIKGCIVHGQIQASSVCGGIVGSITSSSSDMSISMCYTLGSLSCQDFASTAKEYFGGLVGVVEPHTNSITISNSFSHMNIFTSISDMSFVGGFVGELTDEVYVVECYSVGEVPNGNQGIGGLIGYADHPEYVENSVWDMETSRQTESSGGKGYSTNEMIVPDTYSDLGWDISSEPCVSCSTTWSIYKDYTYPFLCDLSNIIPNVEGDELATAIDTITKSGFNSESVQVYHNTIPSGYVIETIPEKSCYFPYGYTVTVNYSIGPYPPIYISTIEQLQLIGNDPNYPNDNIYILSNDIDASATRDWNSGKGFIPIETFSGVLDGDGHKISGLYISDDSGEPTGLFRTIKKPNGSFGKVQNLIVENVEIYGIGYVGVIAGKIETSVAEIEPTLTNIATSGEVFGINSVGGLAGAIYGGITANDCSIRANVNARVSPPKITYGHFGGVCGRAIGCNLSRISFIGAIRSGIGNNFGGIAGSSSMDSAIGSSPIIKDCYAHVSIQNTNPSSDNIGGLIGFADVNTEIDNCYSASTFSNSASAGGLIGDGTDPITVSNCFWDKEISGVSTSFGGGTAETTENMKKTVTYPSSWDFANVWGIIEDKSYPLLYNDLIIMINLQNWYYVNAMDWLSFYGISSDINTRCSNVIPQNNVISQSVSPQEWIQVFPTDQVILDVSDGLCPPITVNSINQIAQIGKVPEYPLDGYYVLENNIDASDTVNWNSGAGFEPIKNFTGLFSGAGHIISDLYINRPTEDYVGFFGFLENSARIINVYILKANVTGRGAVGILAGNNLGQIYNCGVHGTVQGNDSFTGGLVGDNSGIIYESLGVAQVIGTDNVGGLIGTISASLFMGTNHENYFWGTVSGNNNVGGFIGYNRGYIENCYTASQVTANKGIIGGFCATNDTSATIDSSYWDKEYSGIEISEGGEGKTTMEMMTQTTFSGWDFSSIWMINESVTYPFIQNNYHSNIGDLRGINYNTLKNYFTSLGYFPSSTERCDWTYGAGLIVEHTFMNLDLPIFSNIDFVVSSGFCTTVPDVVGDTLINAINEINSAHLVVGSVVEECNTYPLGVVFEQYPVNGEVVVEGTTVSLKVSSGPCPEGEGTPEGVVEGTPEGVVEGTPEGVVEGTPEGVVEGTPEGVVEGTPEGVVEGTPEGVVEG